The genomic segment AACTTAAGCTAACcgctaaaaatgagacatttcagAAAGCAGCAGCGAGACTGTGAAGCTGAGTCACATCTAAAATCATTTAACTGATAACATCTCTTCagtctgtagctgctgcaggGACCAAACTCTCCAACAGTCCTTCCACGTTTCTGTCCTGTACTTGAAGTCTAACTCACTACAGACGAGGAATCAGCTGCACTTCTCTCCTTCAGTATATTTGTACAGATTTTACTAAATGCTATTTTCTGTAAGTTTTCCAGAGCTGCAGAGGTGACTGAATCCATTATgcaattcatgtttttttacagGAATAAACAGGTTTCAGCTGAGAGTCTCAGCTCAGACAGACATCACAATATTCAGTTATGTAGCTTTTCTAGCAGGACGGCTCCAAACACTACAGCTGCACTGACTGTGTTTAACTTTACCTTCACTGATAATCAATACGGCTTCAGCACTGTTAACTAACACTGTTTGTATTCAGGCACTGTGGAAAACATCAGATATTATAATCTGGGGAGTAAAGATCAGGATTTATGTGTCTTTATGCGCTGTGCAGAGTGTggtttttcaaactttttggGCCATTTTCCTTCAGTAACTTGATAAAGTTTACTAACAGCTTAATTTCTAGCGAGTATTCCtgagaacaaataaaatacaaggtAAAGTCAGAATAGCAAGTTGTTTCTATATTTAATAgcaaaatttgaattaaaataaCTTCATTTAGACTTAATTACACAGAGGAAGAATTAACTCGCAGATGTCTGCAGCATATATCCAGTCGAGCTATTAAATGTTCAAACAACTTGAGTAAATCAGTAATTCTAACCCgagtttttttcaaattcagcGAATATCTCCTGAGGAAGATATTTCAAAGCTACAAAAAACGACCTAATGAAGGTAAATCTTTCCCCAGAATCAGAAATTTCAGCTTTAAGCTAAATTTTTACTCTGAATTGCTCTGAAAGACACATGAATCCTCACATCCAGTAACACACTAACATTACATTAATACTCCACTGGTGTGTAAAAGGTCCAATGTAAAGCAGAACTGAGAAACGCCATATAAAAAATCCTATTTTAGTAGAATGAGCCGGATAGTGACCTCATCAGGTTGTGTGAAGCTGAAAACTTCTTCAGTATCTTTCACATTTAACTCACTTCTTTCCCAACTGGAGGAAACATTCCTTCAATATTCCGCCTATAAAAAGAGACTGGCATTATTTGGCATCCTGTTGCCTTTGTAAAACAGAAAGCAGTGAACTGACAGTAGCTGGATTCTGAACATCTATATGGTCTCAGGCTGAATCCTCTGATTTGTTCTGTTCTTAGAGCAAAAACTGcccttttcacactgacaggCAGTTTGCACCAGAGCCAAGACACTTCAAATCCATTCCTCTTAtgacaaatatgaaataattaAGGCCTGTAGTTTGTCCTCGAACCATGAGATCATTTAgctgttctgctgcttttatgtCATACTGTAATTATCGAAAagtccatttttgtctttgataAAATCCCTAAAagcttgtctttgtgtgtcaaaGTTAGACATTTAGGAACTTTTCTATTAGAGCGATCCCTTCATGCCTTAAAGTGGTCTGGATGCAACTCTGTCCCTGCCAACTCGAGCACTCCAGCCCACCTAGAAGTATGTAAAACAATCAACATTACAGAGAGGCAGGTTGTAATACTGCACTAATTCAGCCGCATGTGTTTGGAAAGCGATTCTGAAACAGAACAATGATGCAGATGCTTCACCCTGTATGCTGACAGGGTGCTTCCTtgggtttgttacatatgaaagcTCATAAGTACACCGAGTTTCAAGGTAGAAATGCGTCTTCCAGCATATAGAAACCTGGATGGACGTGTTATCACCAGAGGAGAGACCCAGATCCACTGGACATGGTGCTATATTATCTGTTCATCTCTACAATCCTCTAATATGACATGAATGCAGCATTATCCTCCATAAACACCTCTTCTATCACACCGACTTCCCTAGCTGTGTGCTAAACTGCTCCAGCTGTCCTTATAGATGCACTAGATGTTGGATGTTCAGTGTGAAAAGGGCACAGCTTCTATTTTCTGTACTGAAGTCAGGGCCAGAGCTGCTCCTGgtgcagcttctcctccatcgTGATGTCTGCTGATGTCTCTGTAGGTCGGACGTCGCTTCTTTGTCTCGGATATGAACTAACACTGTTCCTGCTGTATATAGTCAAACTGTCCCTGATGTCAACGCCTGCTTTGATTGTCAAAAGTCACGTTTGTGTCTCATAGATGTCCCAGgacactttaaaaagaaaagaaaaatgctgcgACTTTGCAAGCGGCtctattctgctttttttaaccCGTTTCCTGATGCACGGAAACTCCTCCGTTTCTGCTTTGTGAGGGGTTTCAGCGGCTTGTTGCACTGCGTGAAGACTGATGAAAGCTTCACTTCTGtcctgaaaacatttctgtCGGTGCACTGAGCGGAGACGCGTGAAACTAGCCAGTAGCATAAAGTGTGGAGCTGTGAGTCTCTGTGTGTGACTGCATGATGTGAGTTGTAGTGgatgtatatactgtatgtgctTTCCTacatgtaggtgtgtgtgtaaAGATGCACATGTAAGATGCACACTGATGTATTCACACGCCTACGTGAACTCAGCAAATCCTCTATGTTTGGTACTAAGTACACTACTATACTAAGGGTTTGTTTCTAACttatttggaataaaaaaaaagcaaacgtGGCCGCTGATGTCTGgattctttcttgttttttttctctcacttgtACATTGTGTTCATATGTGTAAAGGTTAATTCTTTGTATGTAATAATTTGCTCTTACGTGTGATCGGTTTACTTTCATCATGATTCGGAGAAGAAATAAGGCAAGTCGACGCCTTTTTTCTTGAGCTGGAGAAAGAGCTGCATCGATACAAACGGCATGTTGTTCATCTGATGAGTCACTTTGTTCTGTCATGTTTCACCGAGTCTCGTGTTGGACATTTCAAATATTAATATTgattaaaatcattttacagGCTACAGCATCTCTACATTGTCTCGTTTGTCACAACCTGAAGCTCTGTGCAGTTTAACCTCACAGCCAGCAGATGGCCAATACAACCCTGTGCTGTGTTTAGCTCACACAGAGGAGGTGTGGTCTCCACCCAGTCACACTGAACATATGTTACTGTACTGAGCAGTACAACACAGTTTAGCACCTCAGACTTCATTGTTTTCATGTGTAAAAGTTGACAGCTGACTCCTCATCAACATGGATAGCGCTTTTGATAAACTGGATGCAGCTGGTTTTCTGGAAATCTGGCAGCACTTTGATGCAGATGGTAAGAACATTTAATGTCATGTTTTATGCATAGTGGCACAGTGCAGTGTCTGCAGCTCATCTGCTGTCACTAGACATCAGTCAAACAACAACTGTGCTTACTATTGATGGAAACTGGGAAAGTAATTTAAGTTTCTGGTGAAATGTTAACAAAGGGAAAAGAAGTGTATTTTAGCTGTTTCTGTGCAAAATCCTGCCTTAAGTACTGGCTTGAATAGTGGACACAATGCAGTTTTCTACAGATACCAAGTCTATTAAGGTTCAGAATAATAAGCAGCTGTGTGAAGTTTGACCAGAAACAGcccaaaataaacaatttgtTCATGATCAAAGGAAAGTCCACTGTGCATTCACACCTTTAGAGTCtatataatttgcttttcaTTTGGCAGACAACGGCTACATCGAGGGCAAAGAGCTCGACGACTTTTTCCGTCACATGATGCAGAGACTCGGTCCACAGGTGAGTCGACCGATCGGTCACTAGTGAtgactgcagttcagctgaacaaacacaaagctGCAGCATCATGTCTGCCTGGTAAATGTGTGAGCTGACATGCAGCTTGACTGACAGAAGCAGAAGTGTTGATATCAGAGGAGTGATCTTACAAATAAAGGTCTGCATTTGCTTTTAGATTCATTTTCTGCAAACACAGGCCACTGTTGAGTTTGAAATTTGCACTAAAATCAAAGTTTGCATGATTAATTTTCTGCTTCTGAGGCTCATGAATTTCACTGGAGGTAATTTGTCATAATTAAAGTTGATTTCTGGAAGCCTGCATCAGACAGTTTGCAGTGTTTGTGGTCTCTGCTGTGTGGGCAGCTGAGCTCTGAGGATGGGTGGAGTGACTAACACAATTACACAGATCTGGAAACTGTCAAAGCAAAAGCCTTCAACATGGTGACAAACGGACCTGAGAAAAGCAGCACTTGTGCCAGTGACACGTCATGTTTACCGAGCAAAGGGAAATGAGGCGTACGTCTCTCATCGACTCCAGGATGCTAATTGggttgcactaaaacaaacagaCCACCGACCACATGTTGCTTTGTCTCGCTGATGTTTGCTTTCTACCGTGATGCCTCCAGGAGAAGCAGAGCTGCTAAAACATTCTACTATCTGCTGTTCTGCTGCTGAAGCATTGAGCAACATCAGCCACACAGTGAGATTTTATCTGTCGGTCCTATAGTTTCCTCTAACGCATCAGATCCAGCAGTTCTTAACTTGCAACACAATCAGATTCATGAGGCAAGTTCAATATTTCAGTAAAACCGGCCAAATATCAGGCTTGCATTAAATGTTTACTCTCTTGGAGCCAAATATGAGTGTCAGATTTACCGGTGAAGACAAATACTGACGAAGGAAGCTCTGGCACCTCGTAGTCTGCTTTGTGCTCTGCCCTGCATGAAGCCATGAATCAGAGATCAACAGGTTTCTATAGTTACAGTCTACCCAGAAGGTCTAGGGAAAGAGAGAGCAGAAAATCAGCTCTTGCATGTAATTTTAGATTACTTTAATGGCTTGAAGCTTTTAACTGATCATGAAACAACACAGGAAACTAAATAAACCTCAGATAAGAAGGCAAGAAACTaactttgcagctttttttttgttgcaacaCGAGTTACTCAAATCCACAGTAAATTGACTGCTCTTTTACAGGTTTCTGCTAACGGATAAGTCCTACTCAATGCACGCAATGTTTAAGCATCACATACTTCATTCTGTGTGATAGAATAGATGGTCCGCGGGCAGCTTTAGGAACATCAGCTGAGGGCCAGAGGAAGCAGACCTTGAGAAAACAGATTGAAGTATCCATGGTGACATTGCTTAAAATAAGTCTGACTCAGCCAAGAAATCTTTTTTATCCAATTTGGTTTATAGggttttcaaaaaatgtcatgtcTAATTTAAAGTAATCAGTGGAAAAACCAGCAGATTCTGTGTAATTTCAgtgtgttgtctctctgcaggagAAAGTCACTGAGGAAAGAGTCCAGAGGATGAAGCAGAGGTTCATGTCTGCATACGACGTTACTGCTGACGGGAAACTGCAGATTCAGGAGGTACAACTGAAATCGCACCTTCATTCACTTCACACAGAGGATTTATAATAAACATCCTTTTCTACATCACCACAGCTCTGTCACAGATTGGAAACTTATTTGGCTTCTCCTGCTAACACCTCTTTAATCCAGATATCCTCTTCTCATCATcgtcacctcctcctcccatcTCCTCTGCCGTATCTCTTCATCTTTAATCCGTCTCATGTTTCCATGACAATGAAACAGCATTTTCCTTATTCAAGAAGAATGGAAACTAATTTCCTGAGCTGCTGACGGGTCACACCGAGACTCTCAGCAGGAGGAGAGCAGCACTCCACCATTTACAGGAATAGTTTACTGCAGATCCATACAACGCATTAAAACTGGACAGAAGCAATAAAGATCCACTCTGAAAGGCTCTACAGTTCTACATGGCAAAAAGCCCAAAGATCTTTCTGAATGTCAAGAGTCAAACATCCACAACAGATTACTTGTAATTACAAAATGAGGctgaaatttgtttttcttggaGTCGATTCACTGAATGAATCAAACGTGACTGACATCTGAACAAGCTGCAGGCGTTCTCAGTGATGTAAAGTCGTATTTTACAGCTTCTGAGCTCTCTGGTTTATTAATACAGAAGCATCTCATTCGTCCATTCATTCATTAGGCCAATCCCTTAATACATCGCACCCACAGACCCTCaagctgaggaaaaaaaaaatcaatacgtCTCCCATAAGTGTCCTGCTGAAGATTTACTGCAGCTGATGCAGGAAACGTCTGTTCTGAGCTTCAAGTTTCTGTACCTTCTATTTATACCAACTATATTCTATAATTTCAATAACTCTGATTTTaaaccaaaaatgtaaaatctgccaCACTGGGATCATTCTGCTGAGGTATTTAGCAGtcagacaaaactgaatgaataaataagtgtCACTGCCCTATAGTTATTATTTCATGCTGACAGAACCAGGTCTGTTTAAACGAAAGGTGAGGTATATCTGCAAAACTGAATGGTCACCAGAACGTTAAAACTGTACGTATAAAGTCAAATCTGGTAAAAATCCGCTTGAAAAGTTTGGTGACAAAACTAGATTTAAAGAGTGTCAGGAATTTTTTGTCAGTGAAGTTCTGACTTCTCCAAATTAATACTCAGAGTTGTCTCTCTAGTCAAAGCAAAGTTCTAGTTGCGCAAAGAATcaccagagcagagcagagtcTAAACGAGTGAGTGACAATAGGTGGaaacagtttaatttttaatcagGCACATAAACAAGTAACACTGGTATTATCAGTTTCTGAGCAGCCAGTTTCAGCCGGCTGCTTGCAGGATCAACTTgttatattttctttcttctttttttttctgcatttattctcattgtttaactccatggaaggggtgtcaacactttatgagattaatgcatattttagtcttgcagccaaatatcttattatttagtgcatgtgtgtgaccattaccagccctccctgaaagctaagctgacactttttattacatttccctgtttaagagccagggagggcagtgctacacctcagtggtgatgtgaggggaaacaaaggggttttacaggacgagaggggacggacagggacagggacgAGCAAGCGGCGCTATTACagctgaagaatatcaggtgttgtgttattcccaactaataattacccatcaataagacaaacaaacaaacacatacacaagagaacagaaaaccaaccaaacttgttatattttcacgTCGAAAGTTAAATCATGGAAATTTACTGATGACGTTGTGTTATGagttcacagtcacacagttataCAGTAGTTTGAAATCATAAAGAGCATTTAATCATTAACATCATTATAATTTTATAacaaagagctttttttttttccaagtttaCATCATGTTCACGTCAGTGCAACAATCAGCTGGTTGTCCCAGTTTTACACAGCAGATATTCGTTTTTCTGATACATGTTTCATAGGCCCTGAATCTAAATCCTAGAATGCCATCGAGAACAAAACTATATTTTGGTTAATGTCCACTTCACTCAATACGTACAGTGTTGACCGTAATGCCGACCCAGTCGATGTAGTCGGTCTGTTCTGTTTCCAGCAACTGGATACCTAGATGGTAGTGTGCATGCTAGACAGATGTCACAAAACTAATATATCCAGAAACAAGAAATTCTGAaggaaaaattctgaaaagtgGCCATATTTATGTTTCTATATGGAACTGCAGGTTTACTGCAGGTGCTAAAGGTTTtagaaaaactgcaaattaacaacaacaacatgtgaACTGGTGCAACAACAGGCCTGATGTGATGTCTGGAAAATCAAATCTAATAGACAGAATCCCAATATCTGCTGCAGAAACTGCTCTTATGATCctaaaaaatacaagaaacacGCTGCTGGTTGTTAGTAAATTTTAATCTATTGCAACATGGAGAAAGGCAGAATCTGTTGAACGTCAGTGAActtaaaaatctaaaagttCGACAAGTGTAACTACAGAATTCTTCTTAATCCATCAGAAACTGTCCGGCGTTACTGCATGTCTTATAAAGGTCTGAGGTCTCTCTTTCTCAACTAAAACAGCCTGAATCTGAAAAAACAAAGGTAAAATATTCTTGAATAGATGAataacatcaaataataatacaaatgagCTTATACAGTTGTTTTCACGCATCGTCACAGGGTTTTGAACAAAAGAAACAACTCAGACTTTCCTAAGCAGGTATTCAGTAagtttgacttaaaaaaaaaacacgctttCACACTGTCTGTATCTTAAAATGCTGAACACAAAACATTCAAAGGCTATTATTTGACTAATTATTTTGGTAAAAGATTTGCTACCAACTTGGTTGTCCATAGCACTGACTATTGTGATATCTCTAAATGTGTCTCTGACATTCTTTGCCTGAAAAGTAATTTGTCATGTTAGTTCCGGACACGCCGTCTATTCTGCTCTACAGCTGGGGTTAGAGGAAGTTAGTGCTCCAGTGCAGCGTCACGTGGCCTGACTAAGCATTTATTGTAGTTTTGATGCTGAAGATCTGTAGAAGCCGAATCTGATAAAATGCTATAATTATTCTACAGCACATCAGACCTACTTCCTCTTTCTACTTGCACTTTCAGTTTTGTATTTCTACATTGTTGAATCcaaacatttattatttattagcaGCAACAGTTCTACATAGAGAGACGCTACATTTAAACCAGTTAACTTCCTTAGTGGTCAGACTGTCTGAGGTCTGGGGACTGAGAACAAGTATGACCGTTGGAAACATGAAAATCCTGGTTTCTATTCTATGATCTCCATTAGAAAACTGTcatatattataataataattttttgaGAAGTTCTATTTGTATCTACTGTGGTGTtacaaaataaatctgaaaatcctgaaaaatctgaaatatgaGCAGTGCTGCTGTTGGAATGACGGTTGGTGCAGTGCGCTTCTTCCATATTTCAGCTTTGTCACTGCAGcatcatcatgaattttaatTGGATTGATGATCGCGGCCAGTTTAATCTGCTAATGGAGGCTGATATTGTTAAAGAAAGAAGGACAAGAGAAGAGCATCATGAACTGGAGGGAAGCCAGGAGTACCGGAGTTCATCCAAACAGCTTTGGTTAAATCTACGGAGGTTTTCAAAACTGTCTGCGGCTGAAAGAGTTTCATCTGatactttgtttttctgcagaaaacaaaaactgacctCCAGCCTGATAAGGGTTAAAAGACCAGACAGGATCAGACTGAACCGTTTTGGAGTCtgtacattaaagctgctgtccggagtttgaatcacaGCGTCTCCcgaaacactgttggtccctccctccctttatttgtgcacatgcgcagtacctgagaggagtgcccggagtgctgcagcatcttgcctgttttgctgttttccactcttctacatttagtacatttagtaaataatagaggaattacgttagaatgctgtattgagtctaacttgtcttaataccaaaataacatgaatctgctaggacgaacgagtaaagtttcaatatgtgattacactcgtgtatccctctcgatgacgttgtttatcaaacttagtgcatttacgcgtgtatatgtgttacattgtttatttatttctatctagagttcagaattgcatgactcctctgacgaagagtatgtcccagacgccccaacatcttcctccagaggtcgggcatctaaacgaagccgtcaggcgggctatggaggccgtggtcggggagcgacgcgagcaccccgagccaaaaaatgtcccgcagtctcttggcctgacaagccgtgggattggtaacttttccggaagttgctgagccctgatgctctctcctccacaagcaaaacaaatgtgcgcacggttgcgtagtgcgtagctcgcccacctctgcatgggcttgcttgctgtgcgcgtaaccgttgattgacagcatgacaaagctgaagctcgaacttgattggtcggcagcgaccggcgctttttggaataacatgggggtctatgagaggaaggcggagctcagaaataaattttcatatcgcgttatactaactttatattatagtatcgaaatagactaacacatttaagctttgttaaaaagtgatacataaattgaaaacaaacggaaactccggacagcagctttaagagcaTCTCCTTGAGTTTCGTCCACAGTGTAAAATCCTTAGACATCATTATAACTCACTCTTTGGTTCGTTTTCCAGTTGGCCCACATGATTCTGCCCGAAGATGAAAACTTCCTGTTAGTTTTCCGCAGAGAAGCTCCACTGGACAACAGTGTTGATTTCATGAAGGTAAAGTCACAAAACGCACCGAACAGAATCATGAAATCACAAAGCGATGTTGGTACAGATGATAATGACAGTGATGATCATACAGAAGCACTAAAACTACAGAGGTTTGCTGACTGTTCAGCTAAACTCAGTCTCTGATTCAAGGCTTTTAGCTTGAACTAGGATCAAACAGATGGAATCAAAGATgcaacaagtgaacattttcctgCCTGAATAGTAAAACCAGACTGACCAGAAAAAAGGCCAAAGGAACAGAAAAGAATTTATATGTGACTCAGTTTCAGCACAAAGTATGGGGAAGTTTTCCAACCAGGAAGTCAATGGAAACTTTTAACTTTGacaacagctttttaaaaaagtatctGAACTGAATCTGCACTTGTGTTGACCAATGTTAAAATTCCAACTAGCTGAGATGTCCAAATAGATCAACTGGATAAGCACACGACCCATAAGCAGAGGCTATAGTCCCCGGCAcagtggcctgggtttgattccagctcatggcttTTTGCTGCGGGtcttcctcctttcttctccttACTTTCCCGTCTGCCTCTTTGCACTCACTGatctaataaagccaacaaaaggtcaaaaaactatctttaaaaaaaattacaataattccaaCCGGCCACCATCAGTCCAACATTCAGTAATTGTAAAAACATTCACGAAGGTTCACAAATATTTGGCATCCTTCCGAACACATTTTCTGGTGCTTTCAAATAAGCTCTGATAAATTATCTATCTGCTGCTGAACACAACTCTGTCAGCCTTTATTTCCTGTTCTAGCCTAACACACTCACACGCTACATTTAGATGACTGTCACACTAAAACTTGCTGCTGACAGTTAATGAATCCTTTCTGTTGACATGAACTGACAGTGGCTGCAGCTAATTCCCCTCCAACGCTCGAGCGGTCGACTTTTGTCAGCTTTGAAATGTACTTTACAGGTTTATTATTCACCAAGTTGATTTCTCAAAGAGGCACAGCATTAAATTAGccaaacagaatgacaaaaatcaccCTAAAGACTCTGATATATCCATTTAATGGCCCAACTGTAACCTGCAGACCTGGATTTCACCGTCAAACTGTGCACTTCCTTGTAAATATCCAGTAGAAACAGATCAATAACAGCAGGTATAATGAGTTTACTCTGCAGCCACCATCTTCAAACCAACCACTGTACATCACGTGTATTTCCTGATTCGTCCTCTTCACTCTGCTGCAGATCTGGAGGAAGTACGACGTCGACTGCAGCGGCTACATATCTGCTCAGGAGCTCAAGGTCTGATCGTCAACACGTCATTACACAGCAGAACCAGACCTGAATATCCGTTCCACTTCACTGTTTCCTGTTGTGTCATTGCTTTAGATCTTTGTCTTTAGCTTCTGACACCATGTTTTTGTTCAGCACACAGATTCACGGTAGATTCTTGGTCAGATTTATGAAGTATTGTGGTTTGgtttagaaataaaacatcagaactAATCACATGAAGGTATCTAAAATATTACTAATGATACTAAAGCACCTTgttaatatttttgcattttatcgCAACTTTCTCCCTCTTTAATCATGTCTAGCTTTATAATGTGCAAAAACGAAGCTTCCATTACTTTCGTAGAATTTGTAAATTGTGTTTTAACTAATCACCGCTAAGCTTGACGGTTTTGTTGTCTGATAAACATCTCAGGCCTTCCTGAAAGACTTGTTCCAGCAGCACCGCAAGGAAGTGCCATCCGATAAGCTGGACGAGTACACCGACGCAATGGTAACACATGCACACGCTAGCAAAACTCAGGCATGACTTCCTTGATGTGAATGAGAACGATCGTTTGGAATCTATgtgcagaaagtctgagttcaCAACCAGCTACAACTttaaaacagctggaagcagtttTTTCCCAGATATATTGAGTCAGATTTGTTCTCTGAATTACATCAACTCAGAGTAAGATTTAATTATTCCCATTTGGCTCTACATTTACTATATCTAGCTGTTGTTAGAGGTGGTTAAGAGTGatagtttttgcagttttctagTCGCATTTTAATGAGTGAAAGCTgttaaagactgaaaataattcacttgcTGTAACAAACTGTTTTACCAAACAACTGCTACATGAAAATATGGTTCTAAAGGAGAAAATAAGCTATTTTTAAGAGACTTTTCACTAATAGTAATACTATGAAGAAGAAttaaaaggagaagaaggaaaagactAAGATTAAgaatcaaaataataaaaatta from the Acanthochromis polyacanthus isolate Apoly-LR-REF ecotype Palm Island chromosome 12, KAUST_Apoly_ChrSc, whole genome shotgun sequence genome contains:
- the LOC110964691 gene encoding secretagogin-like; the encoded protein is MDSAFDKLDAAGFLEIWQHFDADDNGYIEGKELDDFFRHMMQRLGPQEKVTEERVQRMKQRFMSAYDVTADGKLQIQELAHMILPEDENFLLVFRREAPLDNSVDFMKIWRKYDVDCSGYISAQELKAFLKDLFQQHRKEVPSDKLDEYTDAMMKIFDKSKDGRLDLNDLARILDLQENFLIQFQMDASSKEERKRDFEKIFDHYDVSKTGALEGPEVDGFVKDMMELVRPNITGPDLDKLRVVLLRHCDANKDGKIQKNELALCLGVKPTP